The following DNA comes from Paenibacillus crassostreae.
ATCACTACCCGGAATTAGACTGATATTGGGTGATATCCTTGGTAGAACAGCATCTCCACACATCATAAGTCCAAGTTCTTGTTGGAATAAAGAAAGATGTCCTGGAGCATGCCCACCACTTTCAATAGCCAGCCACGATAAACTACCCATAGTAAGGAAACTTCCGTCTGCGACTGTTGTGATATCAGGAATTGGTGTAACTTGAGGCAAAAATCCAAACAAATGCTGCTCGATCTGGACTGACAATGCTTCTGGCAATCCATGCTGCCCCAACCACTTCATTAATTGATTATTTATGTTGGAGTGGGTTCCCCACATGTACTGAGATTCATCAAAGGCTCTCTGCGACATATACACATGACAATCCGCTTGAGACTGAAACCATCCGGCTAATCCGAAGTGATCTGGATGATGATGAGTCACAAAAATCTCGTTCACATCATGAAATCCGAAATCTAAGTGCTTCAATACTTTTGTCCACTCTTCTTCTGTCGTGCGATTTCGTGGTCCTGGATCGATTATGGAGATACCAGCAGAGCTAGGCAATACATAACTATTTACCCATCGAAGTGGATAGGCCATGGATATTTTCACTTGAATGATTCCGTGATCCCACACATGAATCTCCGGTATGTTCATGAATTGTACGACCTACTTTCTTCCATCTTCACTGTTCATTAGATTCCTTCTGTTCTAATCTATATTACTATAAAAGTACCATCACCAGCTTATTCTGATTACTACAGTTTTATCTACTATTGACATTATTCAAAAATAAATATATGATTTCATTGTTCATTCAACAAATTATGCCATTAACTATTCATACCCGTAAAGGGGAGTAGCTACACAGTAAAGTCGTCAATACGAGATTATTCTCCGGCTTTATTGGCAATTGTTATCATAACAATTGTTAGCGAGACCTTTACCAAATTAGGGAAGCCCTTGTTGTTTAGAGGGATTCGCCATTTGGTAAAGGTCTTTTTTGATGCTTTTCATTAGAGGCACGTCTACTGACGTTTTTCTTATAGCATTTTGAAGCATACTAAAGAAATAAGGGGGAGAAGCAATGGATTTTGGATTAATATTGGAATATGGTTGGGTACTTCTCGTACTCGTAGGCTTGGAAGGTCTTCTCGCCGCAGATAATGCGTTAGTCTTAGCAATTATGGTGAAACATCTTCCTGACAAACAAAGAAAAAAGGCATTATTCTATGGCCTTGCTGGAGCCTTTGTCTTCCGCGCTGGATCATTGTTTATCATCTCATTCCTAGTCGACATCTGGCAGGTTCAAGCTATTGGAGCACTTTATTTATTGTTTATCTGTGTTAACAATATTGTTCGTAAATTATTTTCCAAAAAGGCAAAAGAAAAAGAAGCATC
Coding sequences within:
- a CDS encoding MBL fold metallo-hydrolase, with protein sequence MNIPEIHVWDHGIIQVKISMAYPLRWVNSYVLPSSAGISIIDPGPRNRTTEEEWTKVLKHLDFGFHDVNEIFVTHHHPDHFGLAGWFQSQADCHVYMSQRAFDESQYMWGTHSNINNQLMKWLGQHGLPEALSVQIEQHLFGFLPQVTPIPDITTVADGSFLTMGSLSWLAIESGGHAPGHLSLFQQELGLMMCGDAVLPRISPNISLIPGSDPDPLFTFMNSLHHLNTYKVNQAFPGHRDVFINYHERLDELLNHHEERLERIEKLLHPSPQTGYEICESLFGNRLSIHQMRFAMCEVLAHLQELVRRGHARIILSSLDYRIKYTYEE